The Scleropages formosus chromosome 9, fSclFor1.1, whole genome shotgun sequence DNA segment TATTTCGCGTCGGCGTCACGTCGTGCCAAACCCTTGTGACGGTGAAAGGGAGCCAATGTTAAAGTGCAAACGGGATTTTTCGAGCTGTGAAAAAAGACACGCTACGAAGGCAGACTCTGTGCAATTAATATTTTCCAGCCATGAGCAAGAGTGGAATAGTAAAAAAAACGATACCTGCATTCTCTACAAAACACCGTAACAGCAAAAATGTTCCAAAGATACGCTGTACGCCGCACCGAGCACGTCTACCTATACAAAAGACACGTAATGCGAGCGCGCGTGTCCGAGGCAAGCGCGCCGTCTCGTACTTCTGCTGCAGCCTGCCGTTGACTTCTATTCGGTTTAGAAGAAAggagtggaaaagaaaaaaaaaaaaaaaaaaaacgggcgTTCTCCGACAGACGCGCTGGGTGGAGCGGGGGCGAAGCGACAGTTGCGGTGGTTGGCGCTCTCGTCTCCGCCGCGCTCCTTAACCGCTTGACACGGAGAGGCAGGAGGTGGTGGAACTCAGGCGTGGCTTCTTGGGTTTGCCGGCGGGCTGGGGGCTGGTGCTCATGCTCCGCACTCTGCTGAAGCTGTTGCGCAGGCTGCTGTGTCTGTGGCAGCTGCTCGAGGTACTGTCGGTCTCCTTGGACAGGAGGCCGGACCAGTCGCAGAGCCCGGCTTtaacgcagcagcagcagagaagaCCGGCGATGGCCCTGCGTAGCTCGGTGCTGCCGAATGAGTATATGAGGGGGTTGATGGCCGAGTTGAGCACAGCCAGCGCGATGACCCAGTCGGCGCCGTACAGCAGGGCGCATTGGCGGGAGTGGCAGGAGAAGTCCACCATTAGCAGGAAGAAGAGCGGCCCCCAGCACACCACGAAGACTCCCACGATGGAGATGACCGTTTTGAGGAGGCGCAGGGAGCGCCGCCGAATTCGCTGGCTTCCGACCTCCGTGTTGCTCCTCACGTGGCAGTAGATGGCACCGTACAGCATGCCGATGGCCGTCAGGATGATGAAGAAAATGATAAGGGAGAAGAGGATGTAGCTTTTGGAGTAGAGGGGCAGGAGCGTGGAGCAGTCCTTCATCTGGCAGATGCAGTTCCAGCCCAGCATGGGCAGGAACCCCATAACGAAGGCCATCAGCCAACAGAGGGCCACTAAGGCGTAGATGCGGCAGGTGTTCCAGGCTGACTTCTGATGCAGCGGTTTGATCATGGTGGTGTACCTCTCCACAGCAATGAGCAGCAGGCTGAAGACAGAGGCGGCCAAAGCCACAAAGAGCACGCCCTCGCGGAACAGCCACTGGCTGGGGCTGAGCCGGAAGGTCCTGCTGCCGGACATGACCAGGTTGACCACGTAGGCGATGCCGGCCAGAAGGTCGCTTAAGGTGATGTTGGCGATGCACACGAAGACCCAGCGGCTCCGCTGGCGGGAACGAAAAATCACggccagcagcaccaccaggTTCTCCAGGATGATGAGGACGCTGATGGCCAGGAACATGGCCTTGGTGAGGCTCACTCCACGGCTCTCCAGCTGCCTGGAGTGCAGGCGACCCGTGTAGTTGTAGTGGCCCAGGATCACGTCACTTTTGTTCCTGCTGTGGAATCCAGGGCAGGAGCTGGCTGTACCCATGGACTCCAGTACATCCATTTCCTCTCAGATGACAATGTGTAACCTTAGTGGAAAGGGGCTGTCTgactctctctttctttctttctttctttctctcactctctctctgtgtaccTGGCTTGAGCCAAGTAGGTCCAGGAGAGCTGAGAGCTCAGAAGAGACCTGCAGAGTGAAGAACAGTAGTGAAGATACAATCTCAATATTTAGATCTGAATTTTGTTAGCGTCTCATTTCTTATCTCTCCACACTTTGATATTGATGACTTTGACGCTCTTCATGCCACAGTCAGTGGTTATGACATTGAAAAGTGGATATTTTTAGCTCCTTGGGCGGTGCACTTATTGAAAGTTGTGAATTTCACTTGTGAGAACATACATTGTGAGAACAAAGAATTGGTTGAGCAACTACCATTTCAACTGCAGTTTCTGAGAAAA contains these protein-coding regions:
- the s1pr4 gene encoding sphingosine 1-phosphate receptor 4, yielding MDVLESMGTASSCPGFHSRNKSDVILGHYNYTGRLHSRQLESRGVSLTKAMFLAISVLIILENLVVLLAVIFRSRQRSRWVFVCIANITLSDLLAGIAYVVNLVMSGSRTFRLSPSQWLFREGVLFVALAASVFSLLLIAVERYTTMIKPLHQKSAWNTCRIYALVALCWLMAFVMGFLPMLGWNCICQMKDCSTLLPLYSKSYILFSLIIFFIILTAIGMLYGAIYCHVRSNTEVGSQRIRRRSLRLLKTVISIVGVFVVCWGPLFFLLMVDFSCHSRQCALLYGADWVIALAVLNSAINPLIYSFGSTELRRAIAGLLCCCCVKAGLCDWSGLLSKETDSTSSSCHRHSSLRNSFSRVRSMSTSPQPAGKPKKPRLSSTTSCLSVSSG